One Tunturibacter gelidoferens genomic region harbors:
- a CDS encoding histidine phosphatase family protein: MSGILFIRHAETDMAGTFCGHSDPEVNARGREQISELINRLREESIEIVYTSDLRRASSTANAIAEAFGVECHVRPTLREINFGTWEGLSWKEIEQRDAIYARQWIAKHPMLAAPDGEAFRHFEQRVLNEVEFLSTKAAEQSIAVVTHAGVLRTVLCSLNNCNQADAWRQTKTYCAIVRHSVALSLRGQVIGAHL, from the coding sequence ATGAGCGGAATCCTCTTCATTCGTCATGCCGAGACAGATATGGCCGGAACCTTCTGCGGTCACTCTGACCCTGAGGTTAATGCGCGGGGTCGTGAACAGATCTCCGAACTGATCAACAGGCTTCGCGAGGAGAGTATCGAGATTGTTTACACGAGCGATCTGCGTCGCGCCTCATCGACTGCCAACGCGATCGCCGAGGCATTCGGGGTCGAGTGCCATGTCCGTCCAACACTGCGCGAGATCAACTTCGGCACATGGGAGGGTCTTAGCTGGAAAGAGATTGAGCAACGGGACGCGATTTATGCGCGTCAATGGATAGCGAAACACCCGATGCTGGCCGCCCCTGACGGGGAAGCGTTCAGACACTTTGAACAGCGCGTGTTGAATGAAGTGGAATTCTTGTCTACAAAGGCAGCAGAGCAAAGCATCGCGGTTGTGACTCACGCCGGGGTGCTGAGGACTGTGCTGTGTTCGCTGAACAACTGCAATCAGGCCGATGCCTGGAGGCAGACTAAGACTTACTGTGCCATCGTTCGTCATAGTGTTGCACTCTCGCTCCGGGGCCAGGTCATCGGAGCACACTTATGA
- a CDS encoding DUF72 domain-containing protein codes for MPRVPKASSTPVPVAAPKSLARLYAGTSGWAYPTWKPEFYPAGIPAKKFLEFYASQLTSVEVNYTFRALPTAKILEGWLGATPPEFRFSFKAPQRITHLKRLRNCEELVAQFVATLEPVRQAGKLGLLLFQLPPNFKADAELLSTFLFLSALHEKGAPPIAFEFRHESWFDEKIYSILREHKAAVCIAESDDLLTPEVHTAEGHTCYRLRRSSGYSAIELDAFAQRFAILAQQRDVYVYFKHEDEPTGALNATQFLSRIQALAGKQ; via the coding sequence TTGCCCCGCGTTCCCAAAGCTTCCTCTACGCCCGTCCCGGTCGCCGCTCCTAAATCCTTGGCGCGCCTGTACGCCGGGACATCGGGCTGGGCGTATCCGACCTGGAAGCCCGAGTTTTATCCTGCGGGCATTCCGGCGAAAAAATTTCTTGAGTTCTACGCCTCGCAGCTTACCTCGGTCGAGGTCAACTACACCTTCCGCGCCTTGCCGACGGCGAAGATACTCGAGGGCTGGCTCGGCGCGACCCCGCCGGAGTTTCGCTTCAGCTTCAAGGCGCCGCAACGCATCACCCACCTCAAGCGCTTACGCAACTGCGAAGAGCTTGTAGCTCAGTTTGTGGCGACGCTTGAGCCAGTTCGTCAGGCGGGCAAACTTGGTCTCCTGCTCTTCCAGCTTCCTCCAAACTTCAAGGCTGACGCCGAACTTCTCAGCACCTTCCTCTTTCTTTCCGCGCTTCACGAAAAAGGCGCCCCGCCGATCGCGTTTGAATTCCGTCACGAATCGTGGTTTGACGAGAAGATCTACTCGATTTTGCGCGAGCATAAGGCGGCAGTTTGCATTGCCGAGAGCGATGACCTACTGACGCCAGAGGTGCATACCGCGGAGGGCCATACCTGCTATCGGCTGCGGCGGAGCAGCGGTTACTCTGCAATCGAGCTTGACGCTTTTGCGCAGCGTTTCGCAATCCTCGCCCAGCAGCGCGACGTCTACGTTTACTTCAAGCACGAGGACGAGCCAACTGGCGCACTCAACGCCACGCAATTTCTTTCCCGCATCCAGGCTCTGGCGGGGAAACAGTGA
- the bluB gene encoding 5,6-dimethylbenzimidazole synthase gives MTKATGFDESERRAVYRAIRERRDVRRGFLPELIPDELLHRLLEAAHNAPSVGLMQPWRFIVVRELAVRQRVHQIFLGANEQARAGYKGEQQQSYAGMKLEGILEAPQNLCIVCDSQSSQGHQLGRRTMPETAIYSAVCAIQNLWLAARAEGVGVGWVSILEPALLREALKIPVHITPVAYLCLGYVDAFSTTPDLERAGWEKRTPLKSVLSLDQYDSKWDEGRTAS, from the coding sequence ATGACGAAGGCTACAGGCTTCGATGAGAGTGAGCGACGGGCGGTTTACCGGGCGATCCGCGAACGGAGAGACGTGCGTCGCGGCTTTCTGCCAGAGCTGATCCCAGATGAACTTCTACATCGGCTCCTGGAGGCCGCACACAATGCGCCTTCTGTCGGCCTGATGCAGCCGTGGCGATTTATCGTTGTGCGCGAACTCGCCGTGCGCCAGAGGGTCCATCAGATTTTTCTCGGAGCAAACGAGCAGGCACGGGCCGGTTACAAAGGAGAACAGCAACAGAGCTATGCAGGAATGAAACTCGAAGGAATTTTAGAAGCGCCGCAGAATCTGTGCATCGTGTGTGATTCGCAGAGTAGCCAGGGGCATCAGTTGGGGCGGCGGACGATGCCTGAGACCGCGATCTACTCGGCCGTCTGCGCGATTCAGAATCTGTGGCTCGCTGCGAGGGCTGAGGGAGTTGGCGTCGGTTGGGTGAGTATTCTCGAACCAGCTTTGTTGCGCGAGGCGCTGAAGATTCCCGTCCATATAACTCCGGTCGCTTATCTCTGCCTGGGATATGTGGATGCGTTTTCAACGACGCCGGATTTGGAGCGCGCGGGCTGGGAAAAGAGAACACCACTGAAGAGCGTGCTCTCGTTGGACCAATACGACAGCAAATGGGATGAAGGACGGACGGCATCATGA
- a CDS encoding aminotransferase class I/II-fold pyridoxal phosphate-dependent enzyme produces MKQPPQVFLPAHGGQLRQIAARYGVPAEQLVDFSANINPAGPPASALAALHRALADPATLAAYPDLELTYLKKIIAEASNSSQKNIAVANGFVPLLEATLRSLRISRCLLPVPSFSEYWQTLVNAGVAVVPYNLSEEENFSYDPGVLVRALLDDGCDALLLANPQNPSGVLCEADKMRGLVEMAAKHGIKVLLDEAFIDYAPAQSLTRAAAEQENLIAFRSVTKFFAIPGLRVAYAVSNDSSIEGLNRRIAPWPLTTLASDAVCAALQDELYAENARRENVLRRTWLQQKLARLKIFTYPSSTNFLLLRFAAEVDVHLIWEKMIVEHHIVLRSCINFTGLAAGHLRIAVRSEADNERLVRSLERVLAQTQE; encoded by the coding sequence ATGAAACAGCCTCCGCAGGTCTTCTTGCCAGCACACGGTGGGCAACTTCGTCAGATCGCTGCTCGATATGGAGTCCCGGCGGAACAGCTTGTTGATTTCAGCGCCAATATAAATCCGGCCGGCCCCCCTGCATCCGCGCTCGCCGCGCTGCATCGCGCACTCGCAGACCCAGCCACTCTGGCAGCATATCCCGATCTTGAACTTACCTACCTCAAAAAAATAATTGCGGAAGCTTCGAATAGCTCGCAAAAAAACATCGCTGTAGCAAATGGTTTTGTACCTCTGCTCGAAGCCACTCTGCGTTCGCTCAGGATTTCTCGCTGTCTCCTGCCCGTGCCCTCGTTCAGCGAGTATTGGCAAACGCTCGTGAACGCAGGCGTGGCGGTGGTTCCCTACAATCTCTCCGAGGAAGAAAACTTTTCGTACGATCCGGGCGTCCTGGTGCGAGCTCTGCTGGACGATGGATGTGACGCACTTCTGCTCGCGAATCCCCAGAACCCTTCCGGTGTACTTTGCGAAGCCGACAAGATGCGAGGACTGGTAGAAATGGCCGCAAAGCACGGAATCAAAGTGCTGCTCGACGAAGCCTTCATAGATTACGCTCCAGCGCAGTCCCTCACACGAGCTGCCGCTGAACAGGAAAATTTAATTGCGTTCCGTTCAGTTACAAAATTCTTTGCGATTCCCGGGCTACGAGTCGCCTACGCAGTCAGCAATGACTCTTCGATAGAGGGTCTGAATCGTAGGATTGCGCCATGGCCGCTTACAACATTGGCATCAGATGCAGTTTGTGCCGCTTTGCAGGATGAACTCTATGCTGAGAACGCTCGCCGGGAGAATGTTTTACGACGGACCTGGCTGCAGCAGAAACTCGCTCGCTTGAAGATCTTTACCTATCCCTCGAGTACGAATTTCTTGCTGCTGCGGTTTGCCGCAGAGGTAGACGTCCATCTCATTTGGGAGAAGATGATCGTCGAGCACCACATAGTGCTTCGCTCCTGCATAAATTTCACCGGACTCGCAGCAGGGCACCTGCGAATTGCAGTTCGTTCGGAAGCAGACAATGAGAGATTGGTTCGCAGCCTGGAGCGCGTGCTCGCGCAAACACAAGAATAA
- the cobT gene encoding nicotinate-nucleotide--dimethylbenzimidazole phosphoribosyltransferase, whose translation MQTLGLEGWVNASTQLIDPKITSTIEAPSQQWLARARVHLDALTKPLGSLGRLEDLAAQMVSIRQQNYTKPLQKAVYVFAADHGVTAEGVSAYPSEVTRQMVLNFLAHGAAINVLAKLHGVEMNVVDVGVDADFDRIDGLLHRKVRRGTRNMMREPAMSREEVIEALNVGLNLADDSKAKGHSLVAVGEMGIGNTTAASAITSLLTRRSVEVTTGKGTGVNTEALQHKRRIIEAVLQKYFGEAGGHTLPDPVDVLRIVGGLEIAAMTGFILGAARHGAAIVVDGFISTAAAAVAFALVPEVRGYLFAGHQSEEPGHQALLDYLGLKPILTLNMRLGEGTGAVLAMPILESAMCLYNQMATFESAGVSEAKD comes from the coding sequence GTGCAGACTCTGGGTCTGGAGGGATGGGTGAACGCATCAACTCAATTAATCGATCCTAAAATCACGTCGACAATCGAAGCGCCAAGTCAACAATGGCTTGCGCGAGCGCGAGTGCATTTGGATGCATTGACGAAGCCGCTGGGTAGCCTCGGTCGGCTCGAAGATCTCGCGGCCCAGATGGTGTCGATTCGACAGCAAAACTATACGAAGCCGTTGCAAAAGGCCGTGTACGTCTTTGCCGCCGATCATGGAGTCACCGCTGAGGGCGTCAGTGCGTATCCAAGCGAAGTGACGCGGCAGATGGTGCTCAACTTTCTTGCTCATGGTGCGGCTATCAATGTGCTTGCGAAACTTCATGGTGTAGAGATGAACGTAGTCGATGTAGGCGTTGATGCGGATTTCGATCGGATTGATGGTTTGCTGCATCGAAAAGTGCGCCGAGGAACGCGCAACATGATGCGAGAGCCGGCGATGAGCAGAGAGGAAGTGATAGAAGCTCTCAACGTTGGATTGAACCTCGCAGACGATTCGAAGGCGAAGGGCCACAGCTTAGTCGCTGTCGGAGAGATGGGCATCGGAAATACCACGGCGGCGAGCGCCATCACATCTCTCCTTACCCGGAGGTCGGTTGAGGTGACGACCGGCAAAGGGACCGGCGTGAATACCGAGGCGTTGCAGCACAAGCGCCGGATCATCGAAGCGGTTTTGCAGAAGTATTTCGGTGAAGCGGGAGGCCATACTCTGCCTGATCCAGTCGATGTACTCCGTATCGTCGGCGGATTGGAAATTGCCGCGATGACAGGTTTCATACTCGGCGCGGCGCGGCATGGAGCGGCAATCGTTGTCGACGGGTTCATCTCGACGGCAGCTGCTGCAGTTGCCTTTGCATTAGTGCCGGAGGTGCGCGGCTATCTTTTTGCTGGGCATCAATCCGAAGAACCTGGACACCAGGCACTCCTGGACTACCTGGGATTGAAGCCGATTCTGACTTTAAATATGCGGCTCGGCGAAGGCACCGGCGCGGTCCTGGCTATGCCGATTCTCGAATCAGCAATGTGCCTCTACAACCAGATGGCGACGTTTGAATCTGCTGGGGTGAGCGAGGCTAAGGATTGA
- a CDS encoding cob(I)yrinic acid a,c-diamide adenosyltransferase — protein sequence MSIATKRGDGGETGLAGGIRISKADLRVEAYGTVDELNSTLGFARSICTNKEIHDWTETIQRTLFRVGSALATPPESKKSPPSVLTEDVDMLTNLVHQIEATEGILSDWSLPGAHTESAAFEVARTVCRRAERNAVRLANSGVEFKPEILSYLNRLSDVIWLFGRLIEVKAGVDARLRSGDTAGPKWSRAWK from the coding sequence ATGAGCATCGCAACAAAACGAGGAGATGGAGGCGAGACAGGACTTGCCGGCGGGATTCGTATCTCGAAGGCTGACTTGCGCGTTGAGGCCTATGGCACAGTCGACGAGTTGAACTCGACTCTGGGCTTTGCCCGAAGCATCTGCACGAACAAAGAGATTCACGATTGGACCGAGACAATTCAACGCACACTGTTTCGAGTGGGGTCTGCGCTGGCTACTCCTCCAGAGAGCAAGAAAAGTCCACCATCTGTCTTGACTGAGGACGTTGATATGCTGACCAATCTCGTTCATCAGATCGAGGCGACCGAAGGCATACTTTCCGACTGGTCGCTACCAGGCGCACATACAGAATCGGCGGCTTTTGAGGTCGCACGCACTGTTTGCCGCCGGGCAGAGCGAAACGCGGTTCGACTTGCAAACAGCGGCGTAGAGTTCAAGCCGGAAATACTCTCTTACCTCAATCGCTTATCCGATGTGATCTGGCTCTTCGGCAGACTCATTGAAGTCAAAGCAGGCGTGGATGCACGGTTGCGCAGCGGAGATACCGCGGGACCGAAGTGGTCAAGAGCATGGAAATGA
- a CDS encoding DUF4112 domain-containing protein, translating into MPFTAKPEVLSPRIKRSGKAFDDENLDLLSHVLDDFIRIPGTSIRFGLDGIVGFIPGIGDLIGGIASCIIIVAAWVRGVSYATVARMVANVAIEVVVGSIPVLGDMFDIAWRANRRNYALLVGSVDEPRKHTLQSWLFLGVVCLVLAGLVILPLLLLTWVFDGVFHAIFGTSSHGLFRTL; encoded by the coding sequence ATGCCGTTTACCGCGAAGCCCGAGGTCTTGTCACCCCGTATCAAGCGCAGCGGAAAAGCCTTTGATGACGAAAATCTCGATCTGCTCTCGCACGTTCTGGACGATTTCATCAGGATCCCCGGCACCTCGATCCGCTTCGGTCTCGACGGCATTGTGGGCTTCATCCCAGGGATCGGCGACCTGATCGGCGGGATAGCCTCCTGCATCATCATCGTCGCGGCGTGGGTGCGCGGGGTCTCCTATGCCACCGTGGCGCGCATGGTGGCCAATGTCGCGATTGAGGTCGTGGTCGGTTCGATCCCCGTTCTCGGCGATATGTTTGATATCGCCTGGCGCGCTAACCGTCGAAACTACGCTCTTCTCGTCGGCAGTGTCGATGAGCCACGTAAACACACCCTTCAGAGTTGGCTGTTTCTCGGGGTCGTCTGTCTCGTGTTGGCTGGCCTGGTCATTCTGCCGCTACTCCTGCTCACGTGGGTCTTCGACGGCGTCTTCCACGCGATCTTCGGGACCAGCAGCCACGGCCTCTTTCGAACGTTATGA
- a CDS encoding YheT family hydrolase: MTPTAEIESIESHAAEFQPRRFIINGHLQTIMGNYLPRLNSLPAPEATLVEVSPGTASQIASQVLCHCHWQLKDIRSSRPTAIIVHGLEGSSDSQYVVGNSNKLWRAGCNIIRMNMRNCGGTEALTPTLYHSGLSNDVLAVMNFFVAQRGLRSMSLVGYSMGGNLVLKLAGELGSDAPSELHSVIGVSPALDLGPSADALHRKQNRLYELKFLRALLSRYRRKVALFPHVYDPNLAIGVRSLRELDDRITALYSGFAGAEDYYYRAAAARVIDQIAVPTLILHALDDPFVRITDESCSRLEANPNIRLITTHHGGHCAFLAQPDADTGYDGYWAEHTLLRFLLANA, translated from the coding sequence GTGACGCCGACAGCCGAGATCGAGAGCATCGAAAGCCACGCTGCTGAGTTTCAGCCTCGGCGTTTCATCATCAACGGACATCTGCAAACGATCATGGGCAACTACTTGCCGCGACTCAACAGCCTGCCCGCGCCTGAGGCCACCCTCGTCGAGGTTTCGCCAGGCACAGCCAGCCAGATCGCCAGCCAGGTTCTTTGCCACTGCCACTGGCAGCTGAAAGATATTCGTTCTTCACGACCAACAGCCATCATCGTGCATGGGCTGGAAGGTTCCTCGGATTCGCAGTACGTAGTCGGCAACTCGAACAAGCTGTGGCGGGCCGGATGCAACATCATCCGGATGAATATGCGTAATTGCGGAGGCACCGAGGCGCTCACGCCGACACTCTATCATTCGGGCCTTTCCAATGACGTGCTCGCTGTGATGAACTTCTTCGTGGCACAACGGGGGCTCCGGTCGATGTCGTTGGTCGGCTACTCGATGGGCGGAAATCTAGTCCTCAAGCTTGCTGGCGAGCTTGGCTCTGACGCTCCCTCAGAACTGCATTCCGTAATCGGCGTATCCCCCGCGCTCGATCTTGGCCCCTCGGCCGATGCTCTGCATCGTAAGCAGAACCGTCTTTACGAGTTGAAGTTCCTTCGCGCTCTCCTGAGCCGCTATCGCCGCAAAGTCGCACTATTTCCTCACGTCTACGATCCAAATCTTGCTATCGGAGTACGTTCTCTGCGCGAGTTGGACGACCGCATCACTGCACTCTACTCAGGGTTCGCCGGCGCCGAAGACTACTACTACCGCGCCGCTGCAGCCCGCGTCATCGACCAGATCGCTGTGCCGACGCTCATCCTCCATGCGCTGGACGATCCCTTCGTCCGCATTACCGATGAGAGTTGCAGCAGACTCGAGGCGAATCCGAATATCCGGCTGATCACGACTCACCACGGCGGCCACTGCGCCTTTCTTGCCCAGCCCGACGCTGACACCGGATACGATGGTTACTGGGCCGAGCACACCTTGCTGCGGTTCCTGCTCGCCAACGCATAA
- the cbiB gene encoding adenosylcobinamide-phosphate synthase CbiB, with protein sequence MSSRGVVAAAYIFDWIAGDPEWFPHPVRLIGRGIEGGERILRRTRQTPAAEFAAGGLLTFGVVVSVYLGTARIIDWVNKRGRRSGFVAETLLAWTCLASRSLHDEASAVVTALEEGDNGQARQRLARIVGRDTLSLDQHEISRAVIETVAESSSDGIIAPLFYMAIGGVPLAMAYKAINTLDSMIGHADDRYFYFGKAAARLDDVANFLPSRLAALGIATVAGVVDASPSSAIETWHRDGMKHKSPNAGQPESAMAGALQVRLGGGNYYAGEPVPAPFIGASFPPPNALKARQAIRIVAVVSAVGAVAALLLRRGRR encoded by the coding sequence ATGAGCAGTCGAGGAGTTGTTGCAGCAGCTTATATATTCGACTGGATAGCAGGCGATCCTGAATGGTTCCCTCATCCCGTTCGATTGATTGGCAGAGGAATCGAGGGAGGGGAGCGAATTCTGCGGAGGACTCGGCAGACTCCCGCAGCAGAGTTTGCCGCGGGCGGATTGCTGACCTTCGGCGTGGTCGTTTCGGTGTATTTAGGTACGGCAAGAATCATCGACTGGGTGAACAAACGAGGCCGGAGGTCGGGATTTGTTGCGGAGACGCTGCTCGCATGGACGTGCCTCGCATCGCGCAGTCTGCACGATGAGGCTTCTGCTGTCGTCACCGCTCTGGAGGAAGGCGACAATGGTCAGGCGCGACAACGACTGGCACGGATCGTCGGTCGCGATACGCTGTCGCTCGACCAACACGAGATCAGCCGGGCGGTGATCGAGACCGTCGCAGAAAGTAGTTCGGACGGCATCATCGCACCACTCTTTTACATGGCTATCGGAGGGGTTCCGCTCGCTATGGCCTACAAGGCGATCAACACTCTCGATTCTATGATCGGCCACGCAGATGATAGGTATTTTTACTTTGGAAAGGCAGCAGCGCGGCTGGATGATGTTGCCAATTTTCTGCCCTCCCGATTGGCAGCTCTAGGAATTGCAACCGTCGCCGGAGTTGTAGACGCAAGTCCTTCGTCTGCGATCGAGACGTGGCATCGCGACGGCATGAAACACAAAAGTCCGAATGCGGGGCAGCCAGAGAGTGCCATGGCCGGTGCCCTCCAGGTTCGGCTGGGAGGGGGAAATTACTATGCTGGAGAGCCGGTGCCTGCGCCTTTCATCGGCGCTAGCTTTCCACCTCCCAATGCACTCAAGGCGAGACAGGCAATTCGCATAGTCGCAGTCGTCTCTGCCGTTGGAGCAGTTGCCGCACTGTTGCTGCGCCGGGGACGTAGATGA
- the cobS gene encoding adenosylcobinamide-GDP ribazoletransferase: protein MPEIAFESDSLSRAVKFFPLVGLVVGSGAVLLQKLLTSHLARPLVAVVVLTYLVLITGFLHEDGLADTADGFGGGWTKDRVLAILRDSRIGSYGATALVLSLLARYLLLSSMPMEHFAAYVISAHVLCRWSSLPLSYFLPPARKQEGQGARIARLTSLPSLLFGSIFAAAVVVFALRGASTEPLLASLLVVVLSGWFYYRKIDGVTGDCFGATNQLTEIAVYFCGVWIA, encoded by the coding sequence ATGCCTGAAATAGCGTTCGAGTCCGATTCCCTCTCTCGTGCCGTCAAATTCTTTCCGCTGGTTGGACTGGTCGTCGGATCAGGAGCCGTGCTGCTGCAAAAGCTGCTGACGTCGCACCTGGCTCGTCCACTCGTCGCGGTAGTCGTGTTGACTTACCTTGTGTTGATTACCGGCTTCCTCCATGAAGATGGCCTTGCGGATACTGCAGACGGGTTCGGTGGTGGATGGACGAAGGATCGGGTATTGGCGATCCTTCGAGACAGCAGAATTGGAAGTTATGGCGCAACTGCACTTGTCCTATCTTTACTGGCGCGCTATCTGCTGCTGTCTTCGATGCCAATGGAGCACTTTGCCGCATACGTCATCTCGGCCCATGTACTCTGCCGATGGAGTTCCCTTCCACTAAGTTATTTTCTTCCCCCTGCTCGCAAACAGGAGGGACAAGGTGCGCGCATCGCTCGACTTACATCTCTCCCTTCACTGTTATTTGGTTCGATCTTCGCTGCTGCGGTCGTGGTCTTCGCTCTTCGGGGTGCTTCCACGGAGCCGCTTCTCGCCTCTCTCCTCGTGGTGGTATTGAGCGGGTGGTTCTACTATCGAAAGATCGATGGCGTAACCGGCGACTGCTTCGGTGCGACCAATCAGCTCACTGAAATCGCGGTTTACTTCTGTGGGGTATGGATCGCATGA
- a CDS encoding cobyric acid synthase — translation MVLGTGSHVGKSLMTTALCRIFAQHGYRVAPFKSQNMSLNSAATIEGLEIGRAQALQAEAAGVAASVHMNPILIKPSGDHSSQVVVRGKIWGRVTAADYHRRRIEELLPVVRESYDSLASEYQVIILEGAGSPAEINLKQHDIANMRMAEMAEASCLLVGDIDRGGVFASLLGTLELLEPDERQRVRGFAINKFRGDANLLEPGIRMMEERVQKPCVGVVPHLSSLMLEEEDSLGLPATTQTQWTPAQASNSSTDRALRVAVIALPSFSNFTDFDSLRAEPSVSLLFCRTAEAITQADVVILPGSKQTVDDLLWMKRSGLEIAIKQYAQTGLVAGICGGMQMLGKTISDPTGMERDGSVAGLGLLPIHTIMQTEKVTRNAKGQLAAAVLFGQSVANSGVSGYEIHIGHTEYEAGAKHFSTLSSETDPSGISRDGCICADTRVFGTYLHGIFDEDSFRHQFLGAARGFHKLSSPRKMNLWKQLREDSLNRLAREVESSLDMKTVFDWVGLPYKVPLEDTYPQLRSAGVGR, via the coding sequence ATGGTTCTGGGCACAGGCTCCCATGTCGGCAAGTCGTTGATGACCACCGCTCTGTGTCGCATCTTTGCGCAGCACGGGTATCGTGTCGCGCCGTTCAAATCTCAGAACATGTCGTTGAACTCTGCGGCAACGATTGAAGGTCTTGAGATTGGCCGAGCGCAGGCTTTGCAGGCAGAGGCTGCCGGTGTCGCGGCTTCGGTTCACATGAATCCTATCTTGATCAAGCCGTCTGGCGATCATTCTTCTCAGGTGGTTGTACGCGGAAAGATCTGGGGACGTGTCACGGCAGCGGACTATCATCGACGGCGCATAGAAGAGCTGCTGCCAGTGGTCCGCGAGAGCTATGATTCCCTGGCCTCTGAGTATCAGGTGATTATTCTGGAGGGCGCTGGATCGCCCGCAGAGATCAATCTGAAGCAACATGATATTGCAAACATGCGAATGGCAGAGATGGCCGAGGCGAGCTGTCTGCTCGTCGGGGATATAGATCGCGGAGGGGTCTTCGCGTCGTTGCTTGGAACGCTTGAACTATTGGAACCTGACGAGCGCCAACGCGTTCGCGGATTCGCGATCAATAAATTTCGCGGCGATGCGAATCTTCTAGAGCCCGGTATACGAATGATGGAAGAGCGAGTGCAAAAGCCATGTGTGGGAGTCGTTCCTCACCTGTCTTCGCTGATGCTCGAAGAAGAAGACAGCCTGGGCTTGCCTGCTACAACTCAAACTCAGTGGACACCAGCACAAGCGTCAAACAGCTCAACAGACCGTGCTCTGCGGGTAGCCGTGATTGCGCTGCCCTCGTTTTCGAACTTCACTGACTTCGATTCATTGCGTGCGGAGCCATCTGTATCTCTTCTGTTCTGTCGCACTGCAGAGGCAATCACACAGGCTGATGTAGTCATTCTTCCGGGTAGTAAGCAGACTGTGGACGACTTGCTATGGATGAAGAGATCCGGTCTCGAGATTGCCATAAAGCAGTACGCGCAGACTGGTCTTGTTGCAGGTATCTGCGGTGGCATGCAGATGCTCGGCAAAACGATCAGTGACCCTACTGGGATGGAGCGAGATGGATCAGTTGCGGGTCTTGGTTTGCTTCCGATTCACACTATCATGCAAACCGAGAAGGTGACTCGAAACGCAAAGGGGCAGCTGGCGGCCGCAGTTCTGTTTGGACAGTCCGTTGCGAACAGCGGAGTCTCCGGGTACGAGATTCACATCGGACATACAGAATATGAAGCGGGAGCGAAGCATTTCTCAACTCTTTCGTCTGAGACCGATCCGTCCGGCATAAGCAGAGACGGTTGCATCTGCGCTGACACCCGCGTCTTCGGTACCTATCTCCACGGAATCTTCGACGAAGACAGCTTTCGCCACCAGTTTCTCGGCGCTGCTCGTGGGTTTCACAAGCTCTCCTCGCCAAGAAAGATGAATCTCTGGAAGCAACTTCGCGAAGACTCCTTGAATCGGCTCGCGCGTGAAGTAGAGAGTTCACTCGATATGAAAACAGTCTTCGATTGGGTGGGGCTGCCTTACAAGGTTCCTCTGGAAGACACCTATCCGCAACTTCGAAGCGCAGGCGTGGGGCGATGA